gagaagaagaaattagGAGAAAAGTAGAAAGgggaaagaggaagagagggctaACAAGAAATAATAGGTTGAGCGGAGGTGGCCATCGGCTGTCAGTTGTTGGTGAAGGAGGAAGCAATAAATATTGACGAGTAGACgaaaataaaaatataggtacTAATGATCATAACTATGAGATTATGAATAAATTAATAggtagagaaaagaaataatataaaaaaatttttataatgctattattaaaattaatagacttatttatacaaattttctaaaataataatagaaaaattaaatatattatacaatcgtaataattataaacataataatataatagacatagaaatattatttttcctattttattcATGTTGATCTTGATTGCGGATGGTCAATCCTAGGGATGTAAACAAGTCGAGTCGAGCCGAGTTTtggagtgttcaagcttgtttgataagataaccaagTCGAGtcaagccgagcttaaaatgaaccaagcttttgaaatgagtgttcaagcttggcttgatttattttttatgagcttgagtttgtttAAATCTTGGCTTGAATTTGGTTCATTTAGaagttatcaagctctcaattcaagtttggcttgagcttggttcgagcttggcttgagcttggtttaagagcttggtttgagcttgattcgtttagatgttatcaagctctcaatttaaacttgtttgattgtttgaaacttttaattatttgattagttattaagattgataatttaaatttatttatttattttataattttttagcatattgaaaagagttttattaataaatatggttcatgaatattgttcacgaatattgttcatgaatattgttcatgaacattaacgagctgaacatatatatgttcaagcttgtttgtttagcttaatgagctgttcaaatttatttgtttaattaatctaatgtatattgaacaaacataaataaatttttaccaaaccgaacaccaagcttgttcacaaacgtttgattcatttacaaccctaatcaATCCTCCAAACCAttttccatggtcgaatacctAGTCCGCTCATGGGGCTTATCCGTCGCAGAGGCATCCAAGGTCTCCAAACTATCCCGATGTTGTTCTCAACTTCTTGAGACCCAGGGCTTCGAGGACTCCTACCAAGAAGATCGTCGTTCTCTTCCCTGATTTCATTGTCTAAGATGTGAAGAATAATCTGGCATCGGGTCTCAACCGACAGGCAGCGCTAAAGGATGGTGGCGGCAGTGAGGAAGGGGATGGCGGCGACAGCGGCAGCGGCAAGAgagcaaaagaaaataaaaatggaaaaagttgaaaaaaatttaaaaaaaaaaaatgatgggaAAAATAAAGATATTAGGATTGCCATAATAGCGCTCGCCTACGGGAGTGCAGGGAAAGTTATGcagcataataataataatattattattattatatttaaatttatctgataaataaattaagaaaaaaaattatttactaaTGAACCGGCCGAACAAATACTATTAAATATTGACTATAAATATGCCTTCTCCGGGAACTCCCCTCTCTCCCCTGTTTCAGTATTAAAAAAGGCTGCGTTCTTTTAATGTTGCTGCAGCAGCAACGACTGCTCcacatcttctcttcttctcctcgaTCATGTCGAATCTTCCCAAATCCCTCCGTGATGCTTCCTTGAATCTCTCCCACCTCTCCGTCTTCAGCTCCGATCCCTGGCCCTTCATTTCCTCCAATTAATCATTTCCCTGCTCTGCTTTCAATCATTTCAGAAATTCGACGGCATGCCCGGGATCCACATGCAGATGCTGCACCGGGTGGCGATCGGCGGCGGAGGGGGGAGTAGGGGCTGCGCGGCGGTTCCTCCGCCGCCCAGGGGGTGGATGGCGGTCAGGGTGGGGAGCGAGGGGGAGGAGCAGCAGAGGTTCGTGGTGCCGGTGGGGTACCTGAACCATCCTCTGTTCCTGGCGCTGCTCCGCGCGGCCGAGGAAGAGTACGGCTTCCACCACTCCGGTGCCATCACCCTTCCCTGCCACGTCGAGCACTTCCGCCGCGTCCAGGGCATCATCGACCGCGACACCTCCACCTCCGCCGATcaccgccaccaccaccaccaccacttcCATCTCTGTTTCAGAGCCTAAAATTTCCTTgcatgcaacaacaacaacaacaaagaggaagaggaacaagGCTTAATTAATTAGGCAGTAATGAATTAGAAGTAGGCTTCtaattataaaaaatagttaagagtttagttttcttttttaatGTTTTGTTTCATCTTGTAAGATAACTATGAACAACTTGTTCTTTCTTAATTATATTAATTGGTTTTCAGTCATAAAATTAATGAATTATTAAAAAGAAAGTCAAAGTGGAGAATAAATTGGGTGCCAAGAAAGAAGTAAAGCTTCATCATATGCCTTTCATTTATGCAATATTCCATAAGTTATACGAAGggtgtctttatttatatacattttattcgaAGGGCTTATTTGTAGTAGTTAGTTAATAACTAGTCAATGGTGACCTTTACTTTTGTGAGAGGTCATAATTAATCAAACTATATTGGTCATCTTATGTCATTAtgcaaaattatataaaatattttagaatAATTAGTTTGTGCCAAAACTAATATAAACAACAAATGATTCATGCTCATTTATCTTGATATCTCTTTACTGTTTGTAATACATCAAAACACCCCTCGAGTCACTCTCGTAGGTCTCACGAAAGTGATCAATTAGATATTTCCTTGCTCTTGTGTTCTTGATCACCATAATACAAATGCACAAAAAAGAAATATACCTAGCACAAAGATCTATTGGAAGTGTGTTTAATTTATTGTTCGAAGTGATTTTTTATAAGACTTGCACTCTTGATCAAGGATGAACAAGGGCTCATCCACTGAATGACTAgtttgattaatgtttattggcTTTATATGTTTAGTCAATAGTTGGATTAGGGTTCCAAGTCATATTGTTAGACTTATGACTTTGTCTTATTCAAGTGCCACTAACACTTTGCCAAATCTGAGGCTATGTGAtgatatatatgtataatcaacattcatttaaaatataagattaataaaataaaattgcacTCTCTATGATTAGTTAGAAGTACAGGGCAAACCAATAATAGTATATCATTAATTTAAAGATGAATTCATGAGGATTCTAAGCGTTAAgactaaataaataattatttattggGGGTAGATGTGCTTTGTTAATTCCATATGTGAGAATTTAAGTAATTGTTAGCCTCTTGTTTAATTTTGTCTTATTTAAGAGCCAACGACCTTTTGCCAAATCT
This region of Zingiber officinale cultivar Zhangliang chromosome 9A, Zo_v1.1, whole genome shotgun sequence genomic DNA includes:
- the LOC122020470 gene encoding auxin-responsive protein SAUR32-like, whose translation is MPGIHMQMLHRVAIGGGGGSRGCAAVPPPPRGWMAVRVGSEGEEQQRFVVPVGYLNHPLFLALLRAAEEEYGFHHSGAITLPCHVEHFRRVQGIIDRDTSTSADHRHHHHHHFHLCFRA